One stretch of Campylobacter sp. CCS1377 DNA includes these proteins:
- a CDS encoding RNA pyrophosphohydrolase, which translates to MEQEKKYRLNVAAIILSSAYPFECKVLVAKRNDMDNVWQFPQGGIDKGESPRSALLRELQEEIGTNEVEIIAEYPKWLQYDFPSKVAKKMYPYDGQSQKYFLVRLKPKAKIDLNTKHPEFDAYDFVNIKQVFEMINHFKRPLYVKVIKYFEEKGYI; encoded by the coding sequence GTGGAACAAGAAAAAAAATATAGACTTAATGTCGCAGCGATAATTCTTTCAAGTGCTTATCCTTTTGAATGTAAAGTTTTAGTCGCAAAAAGAAATGATATGGATAATGTTTGGCAATTTCCTCAAGGGGGTATTGATAAAGGCGAAAGTCCAAGAAGTGCGCTATTACGAGAATTACAAGAAGAAATTGGTACTAATGAAGTGGAAATAATAGCAGAATATCCAAAATGGTTGCAATATGATTTTCCAAGCAAGGTTGCTAAAAAAATGTATCCTTATGATGGGCAAAGTCAAAAGTATTTTTTAGTGCGCTTAAAGCCAAAGGCAAAAATTGATCTAAATACTAAGCATCCTGAATTTGATGCTTATGATTTTGTTAATATAAAGCAAGTTTTTGAAATGATTAATCATTTCAAAAGACCTCTTTATGTCAAAGTGATTAAATATTTTGAAGAGAAAGGTTATATTTAA
- a CDS encoding 1-aminocyclopropane-1-carboxylate deaminase/D-cysteine desulfhydrase: protein MKNLFLTKSPIQKITFKGFEFYIKRDDLLGQINGNKARKLAFYLHQNYPKNQRFISFGGLQSNALEALSIFTKLKGYKLIYFCEKIPQFLKQNPCGNYALALNNGVVFKENLQAKNLKEFALSFCKENDVFIEQGVANLNAEFGLKELAKELEIQSKKLQIDFDIFLPSGTGTSAAFLAKNSNFDIYTCACVGDSEYLKKQILNILPNFDFKNLHILNSVKKYYFAKPYLEFYELYKQIKIECNIEFDLLYDMLGLNIALNHNFSKPLLYIHQGGINGNASMFERYKRLF from the coding sequence TTGAAAAACTTATTTTTAACTAAAAGCCCCATTCAAAAAATCACCTTCAAGGGCTTTGAATTTTATATCAAAAGAGATGATTTATTAGGACAAATTAATGGCAACAAAGCCAGAAAATTAGCCTTTTATCTTCATCAAAATTATCCCAAAAATCAACGCTTTATAAGTTTTGGGGGACTTCAAAGCAATGCTTTGGAAGCTCTAAGTATTTTTACAAAGCTTAAAGGCTACAAGCTTATTTATTTTTGCGAAAAAATACCCCAATTTTTAAAGCAAAACCCTTGTGGAAACTATGCTTTAGCTTTAAACAATGGCGTTGTTTTTAAAGAAAATTTACAAGCAAAAAATTTAAAAGAATTTGCCCTAAGTTTTTGTAAAGAAAATGATGTTTTCATTGAACAAGGCGTGGCAAATTTAAATGCGGAATTTGGCTTAAAAGAACTTGCAAAGGAACTTGAAATTCAAAGCAAAAAACTTCAAATTGATTTTGATATTTTCTTACCTTCTGGCACAGGAACTTCAGCGGCATTTTTGGCAAAAAATTCAAATTTTGACATTTATACTTGTGCTTGTGTGGGAGATAGCGAGTATTTAAAAAAACAAATTTTAAATATTTTGCCCAATTTTGATTTTAAAAATTTACATATTTTAAACAGTGTAAAAAAATACTATTTTGCAAAGCCCTATCTTGAATTTTATGAGCTTTACAAACAAATCAAAATAGAATGCAATATAGAATTTGACCTGCTTTATGATATGCTAGGTTTAAATATAGCTTTAAACCATAACTTCTCAAAACCCCTTTTATACATACATCAAGGCGGCATAAATGGTAATGCTTCTATGTTCGAACGCTATAAAAGATTGTTTTGA
- the hemW gene encoding radical SAM family heme chaperone HemW, protein MHLYIHIPFCESKCHYCSFTSLRLKDFQNAYFKALKEDLILQISNFNINKSSINTVFIGGGTPSMIEAKAYEDIFEFLQPFLAKNAEISIEANPNSADFTWLEEIKNFGVNRISFGAQSFSEKKLQFLGRIHSQKEIFKALKNANKAGFKNVNLDLIYDTKLDDKKMLEFELLNLEKIKPLITHLSAYNLTIEPKTAFAKKEHFKKNAPHLMKFFIEKIKELGFLQYEISNFAKNENYICKHNLAYWQGKNYIGCGLSGVGFYENKRFYTAKNLKSYIENPCFRELEYLSEKDLNLEHLFLGLRSIVGIDEKSLQISQKEKAQILLKDKKLKFENARFYNLNFLLADEIALYLAL, encoded by the coding sequence ATGCATTTATACATTCACATTCCTTTTTGCGAAAGCAAATGTCATTATTGTTCTTTTACGAGTTTAAGGCTTAAAGATTTTCAAAATGCTTATTTTAAGGCTTTAAAAGAAGATCTTATCCTTCAAATTTCAAATTTTAATATAAATAAATCTAGCATCAATACTGTTTTTATAGGCGGTGGAACTCCAAGTATGATCGAGGCAAAGGCCTATGAGGATATTTTTGAATTTTTGCAACCATTTTTAGCAAAAAATGCTGAAATTTCTATCGAGGCAAATCCAAATTCTGCTGACTTTACTTGGCTTGAAGAGATAAAAAATTTTGGAGTCAATCGCATCTCTTTTGGCGCACAAAGTTTTAGCGAAAAAAAATTGCAATTTCTAGGGCGCATTCATAGTCAAAAAGAAATTTTTAAAGCCTTAAAAAATGCCAATAAAGCAGGATTTAAAAATGTAAATTTAGATCTGATTTATGATACAAAATTAGATGATAAAAAAATGCTTGAATTTGAGCTTTTAAATTTAGAAAAAATCAAACCCCTAATCACCCATCTAAGCGCTTATAATCTTACTATAGAGCCAAAAACGGCTTTTGCAAAAAAAGAGCATTTTAAAAAAAATGCACCGCATTTGATGAAATTTTTTATAGAAAAAATCAAAGAACTTGGCTTTTTACAATACGAAATTAGCAATTTTGCTAAAAATGAAAACTATATTTGTAAGCACAATCTTGCTTATTGGCAAGGTAAAAATTATATAGGTTGTGGTTTGAGTGGGGTTGGTTTTTATGAAAACAAGCGTTTTTATACGGCTAAAAATTTAAAGTCCTATATAGAAAATCCTTGTTTTAGAGAGCTTGAGTATTTGAGTGAAAAGGATTTAAATTTAGAGCATTTGTTTTTGGGTTTAAGAAGCATAGTGGGTATTGATGAAAAAAGTTTGCAAATTTCACAAAAAGAAAAAGCACAAATTTTACTAAAAGACAAAAAGTTGAAATTTGAAAATGCAAGATTTTATAATTTAAATTTTTTACTTGCTGATGAAATTGCCCTTTATCTTGCTTTATAA
- a CDS encoding OmpA family protein translates to MQNKENNFWILYANLMGALFFIFILIIAAIVIKYALTKDKLEGTKNALSQQEQTLEQKKQDFEKQEQIIYTLAKRLADVNSSYEKLNVKDQDLLILVGLLEKREEEYEKLKEKFTEFRQRLNNVNYSKQELSAELKKNPNLNPIINEEANIILDSDILFNTDSYILKSEIKENLRKQLTLYFDSVLNNKIFAPKIENIIIESHTNSDGSYMYNLDLSQKRAHELLNFILSFYKDTRLQKLLIATGKSYSEPIFKNGKEDKISSRRMEIKIQISNKAIVQDIEKLIFN, encoded by the coding sequence ATGCAAAATAAAGAAAATAATTTTTGGATACTTTATGCTAATTTAATGGGTGCTTTATTTTTTATTTTTATTTTAATCATTGCGGCCATAGTTATCAAATATGCCTTAACCAAAGACAAATTAGAAGGCACCAAAAACGCTCTTAGTCAACAAGAACAAACCTTAGAGCAAAAAAAACAAGATTTTGAAAAACAAGAACAAATCATCTACACCCTTGCAAAACGATTAGCTGATGTAAATTCAAGTTATGAAAAACTCAATGTAAAAGACCAAGATTTATTGATATTGGTTGGTTTATTGGAAAAAAGGGAAGAGGAATACGAAAAGTTAAAGGAAAAATTTACAGAATTCAGACAAAGGCTTAATAATGTAAATTATTCTAAACAAGAATTAAGCGCCGAGCTTAAAAAAAATCCGAATTTAAATCCCATCATTAACGAAGAGGCGAATATTATTTTAGATTCTGATATTTTGTTTAACACAGATTCTTATATTTTAAAATCAGAAATCAAAGAAAATTTAAGAAAGCAATTAACTCTTTATTTTGATAGCGTTTTAAATAATAAAATTTTTGCCCCAAAAATCGAAAATATTATCATAGAATCTCACACCAATAGTGATGGTTCTTATATGTATAATCTTGACTTGTCTCAAAAAAGGGCTCACGAGCTTTTAAATTTTATACTTTCTTTTTATAAAGATACAAGGCTTCAAAAATTACTCATAGCCACTGGAAAATCATACTCTGAACCTATTTTTAAAAATGGTAAAGAAGATAAAATTTCCAGCCGTAGAATGGAAATTAAAATTCAAATTTCAAATAAAGCTATAGTGCAAGATATTGAAAAACTTATTTTTAACTAA
- a CDS encoding MotA/TolQ/ExbB proton channel family protein yields MATKSDKMIELVLPEVKERKGFLVYFKIILAPFLAYLCFALAYFNFISLRIDLNSFAMISILFFIALILAKYNAEYDSNIFEQQKLEFKQNLKQYIIKHFLTIGKETKANASFDNFAYDFVTNIRNEQFTSVATSIFPMLGVLGTFISLAISMPNFTSNDIANLEGEISYLLIGVSSAFYISAYGIFLALWWVFFEKYGKNKIQKLINRQKNATSNFFWTKEELEHRYLYESLKHFDKIGLIVEQVSNQDFFTELDQTINRKFELFQDMFSVEEKAIRISNEYIKQTMNDLHKSQKEQKDIGKLYSEILNAVGIFNQNLKDVNLRMSEQYNRLLDISSEKTHHLDKTLSSLDEKIELFQRNFEYYQKSMLENQEKIFNGFKTSLLEGMKEFREIYEEEKSLDSNLEIMSQLKNEITELNSEASEMISKLEESTNNAK; encoded by the coding sequence ATGGCTACAAAATCCGACAAAATGATAGAATTAGTCCTTCCAGAAGTTAAAGAAAGAAAAGGTTTTTTGGTTTATTTTAAAATCATTCTCGCACCATTTCTTGCGTATTTGTGTTTTGCATTAGCGTATTTTAACTTTATTTCATTAAGAATTGACTTGAATAGCTTTGCAATGATTAGTATTTTATTTTTCATCGCTTTAATTCTTGCTAAATACAATGCCGAATACGATTCTAATATCTTTGAACAGCAAAAACTTGAATTTAAACAAAATTTAAAACAATATATCATTAAACATTTTTTAACTATAGGCAAAGAGACAAAAGCCAATGCTTCTTTTGATAATTTTGCCTATGATTTTGTGACCAATATCAGAAATGAGCAATTTACCAGTGTGGCAACTTCTATTTTTCCAATGCTTGGTGTTTTAGGAACTTTTATAAGCCTTGCTATTTCAATGCCAAATTTTACCTCCAACGACATTGCAAATTTAGAAGGTGAAATTTCTTATCTTTTGATAGGAGTTTCATCTGCTTTTTATATTTCAGCTTATGGTATATTTTTGGCACTTTGGTGGGTATTTTTCGAAAAATACGGTAAAAACAAAATTCAAAAACTCATCAATCGCCAAAAAAATGCCACAAGCAATTTCTTTTGGACAAAAGAAGAATTGGAGCACCGCTATTTGTACGAAAGTCTAAAGCATTTTGATAAAATTGGACTCATAGTCGAACAGGTAAGCAATCAAGACTTTTTTACGGAACTTGATCAAACCATTAATCGTAAATTTGAACTTTTCCAAGATATGTTTAGCGTTGAAGAAAAAGCGATTAGAATTAGCAACGAGTATATCAAACAAACTATGAATGATTTACACAAAAGCCAAAAAGAGCAAAAAGACATAGGCAAACTTTATTCTGAAATTTTAAATGCTGTTGGTATTTTTAACCAAAATCTCAAAGATGTAAATCTTAGAATGTCTGAGCAATACAATCGCTTGCTTGATATAAGTTCTGAAAAAACTCACCATTTGGATAAAACTTTAAGTTCATTAGATGAAAAAATAGAACTTTTTCAAAGAAATTTCGAGTATTATCAAAAATCTATGCTTGAAAATCAAGAGAAAATATTCAATGGCTTTAAAACAAGCTTATTGGAAGGTATGAAAGAATTTAGAGAGATTTATGAAGAAGAAAAAAGTCTCGACAGTAATTTAGAAATCATGTCTCAATTAAAAAATGAAATTACTGAATTAAATAGCGAGGCAAGCGAAATGATAAGCAAACTCGAAGAAAGCACAAATAATGCAAAATAA